From Staphylococcus sp. M0911, a single genomic window includes:
- a CDS encoding type II CAAX endopeptidase family protein, with amino-acid sequence MIDSKMNKKDNVRHNGNKMMNIFIIIVLTIVIQIPAAMSIIALPFSLKLNDWYTIALSMLILGLALFIVWAIRSYYLFRTYENQYLKMTMKDVLKNITFFILAIICSITSNALMFIFIGDSGTKNEKMIDESLDSLMDKSHLPHLSIVLVTILCLCFIGPYLEELVFRGIFKETLFMKSRFWLPLIISSVVFSSQHLSTNIFSFGLYFLMGCVLYVAYDRRRNIKDSMMVHMLNNSITTIPLFLVYLYIYFK; translated from the coding sequence ATGATTGATTCCAAAATGAATAAGAAAGATAATGTAAGACATAATGGGAATAAAATGATGAATATATTCATTATCATTGTTTTGACAATCGTGATACAAATTCCTGCAGCCATGTCTATTATTGCACTGCCTTTTTCATTAAAACTCAATGATTGGTATACTATCGCTTTAAGTATGCTTATTCTTGGTTTAGCGTTATTTATTGTCTGGGCAATAAGGTCGTATTACTTATTTCGTACATATGAAAACCAATATCTTAAAATGACTATGAAAGATGTCTTGAAAAATATTACCTTCTTTATTCTAGCTATTATTTGTAGCATAACTAGTAATGCTTTAATGTTCATTTTTATTGGTGATTCAGGAACCAAAAATGAAAAAATGATTGATGAGAGTCTCGATTCATTAATGGATAAAAGTCATTTACCTCATCTTTCTATTGTATTAGTAACAATATTATGTCTGTGTTTCATAGGCCCTTACCTTGAAGAACTCGTTTTTCGAGGGATTTTTAAAGAAACCTTATTTATGAAAAGCCGATTTTGGTTACCTTTAATCATTTCGTCTGTAGTGTTTAGCTCACAACATTTATCAACAAATATATTCTCATTTGGATTATATTTCTTAATGGGATGTGTGCTTTATGTCGCTTATGATAGAAGACGAAATATTAAAGATAGCATGATGGTACATATGTTAAACAATTCTATTACGACAATTCCTTTGTTTTTAGTATACTTATATATTTACTTTAAATAA
- a CDS encoding thioesterase family protein yields the protein MHTTEGKLVVDTEIEVNGYDIDAMGIVSNIVFIKWFEDLRTIFINQYMNYSEMITRGISPILMKTEVDYKVPVTIHDRPRARCWMIKASKMKWIFKFEIATKDNVHCIGYQTGGFYDLEKQKITKLPQVFQDILN from the coding sequence ATGCATACGACTGAAGGGAAATTAGTAGTAGATACTGAAATAGAAGTCAATGGTTACGATATTGATGCGATGGGTATTGTGAGCAATATCGTCTTTATTAAATGGTTTGAAGACTTGCGTACTATTTTTATCAATCAATATATGAATTATTCTGAAATGATAACACGAGGTATTTCGCCTATATTAATGAAAACAGAAGTGGATTATAAAGTACCTGTGACGATACATGATCGTCCAAGAGCGCGTTGTTGGATGATAAAAGCAAGTAAAATGAAATGGATTTTCAAATTTGAAATCGCGACTAAGGATAACGTTCACTGTATTGGCTATCAAACGGGTGGCTTTTATGACTTAGAAAAGCAAAAGATAACAAAATTGCCACAAGTTTTCCAAGATATTTTAAATTAG
- a CDS encoding thioredoxin family protein: MVESIRDVSQFKTIINTQPLVVVHVMREQCGVCHAVLPQLKDILDTSYPKVTLATINQNEVPEIAGELTIFTVPVDLIFMNGKEMHRQGRFIDMQLFEKQLAIMYDQIDD, encoded by the coding sequence ATGGTTGAGTCAATTCGTGATGTATCCCAATTTAAAACAATAATTAATACACAACCCTTAGTAGTGGTACATGTAATGAGGGAACAATGTGGTGTTTGTCATGCTGTTTTACCACAATTGAAAGATATATTAGATACGTCGTATCCAAAAGTGACATTGGCGACTATTAATCAAAATGAAGTACCCGAAATTGCAGGAGAGTTAACTATTTTTACAGTACCTGTTGATTTAATATTTATGAATGGTAAAGAAATGCATAGACAAGGTAGATTTATTGATATGCAGTTATTCGAAAAACAATTAGCTATCATGTATGACCAAATAGATGATTAA
- a CDS encoding YitT family protein has translation MEKHSRSYHIKNTIFCLLGTLLIALGVNCFVIPGNLGEGGAIGMSLVLKYTLGLSPALTSFVINAFLIVIGWKYLSKTTAIYTVITITASSIFLDLTKSLSLGIDENFINAVFAGVFIGVGSGLVIASRSTLGGTSVIARIISKYSEVKTSQALFILDALVVLSFLIVLPVTNVLYTIVMLFIVEKAMAFVVEGFNPKKAVTVISDHNKEISSEIYQATGRGSTLLDGKGAYQLDNTDILYAVVSQTQIATVKKIVNRYDDQAFLVIHDVRDVLGNGFMNIK, from the coding sequence ATGGAAAAACATTCTCGTAGTTATCATATTAAAAATACTATTTTTTGTTTGTTAGGTACATTGTTAATTGCACTTGGAGTTAACTGTTTTGTTATTCCTGGAAACTTAGGTGAAGGTGGCGCTATCGGTATGTCTTTAGTACTGAAGTATACACTTGGTTTATCACCGGCACTAACGTCTTTCGTTATCAATGCCTTTTTAATAGTTATCGGTTGGAAGTATTTAAGTAAAACAACAGCCATTTATACAGTCATTACAATTACTGCAAGTTCTATTTTCTTGGATTTAACAAAGTCTTTAAGTTTGGGGATCGATGAAAACTTTATTAATGCGGTATTTGCAGGAGTATTTATTGGCGTAGGTTCAGGTCTAGTCATTGCTTCTAGAAGTACGCTAGGTGGTACATCGGTTATTGCCCGTATTATTAGCAAATATTCCGAAGTAAAAACGTCTCAAGCGTTGTTTATTCTAGATGCACTTGTCGTATTATCATTCTTAATCGTATTACCCGTGACTAATGTGTTGTATACGATTGTGATGTTGTTTATTGTTGAAAAAGCAATGGCATTTGTCGTTGAAGGTTTCAATCCTAAAAAAGCGGTAACCGTTATTTCTGATCACAATAAAGAGATCAGTTCGGAAATATACCAAGCGACTGGCAGAGGTTCGACATTATTAGATGGTAAAGGTGCGTATCAACTTGATAATACCGATATATTATATGCTGTAGTATCTCAGACACAAATTGCTACAGTTAAAAAGATTGTCAATCGTTATGATGACCAAGCCTTTTTAGTTATCCATGACGTAAGAGACGTCTTAGGTAATGGCTTTATGAATATCAAATAA
- a CDS encoding alpha/beta hydrolase — MFKKALAVISSTVLGSIFFAKVKEKRSYRSFVQEKMMRLNGMKKSFDNVEGAKKALERTKDETAGKYGGTSYEFKHHVKIKDYYGSLVYIVNDQSDRKQKTVLYIHGGAWFQDPLPYHFEFIDLLAESLNAKVVMPIYPKVPHRDYVTTDILLHHLYQHLLNKVDDAKQIVIMGDSAGGQIALSFAQSLKEKQLTQPGHIVLLSPVLDATFSNPEAKKYEQEDPMLGIEGSKYLATLWAGDTPLEDYRISPMNGDIEGLGHITIVIGTKETLYPDALKLSHMLNEKGIAHDFIQGYNLFHVYPIFPLPERERFLKQLQDIIKK; from the coding sequence TTGTTTAAAAAAGCACTTGCTGTAATTAGCTCAACTGTATTAGGAAGTATATTTTTTGCTAAAGTAAAAGAAAAAAGAAGTTACCGTAGTTTTGTACAGGAGAAAATGATGCGATTGAACGGCATGAAAAAGTCATTTGATAATGTTGAAGGTGCGAAAAAAGCACTTGAACGAACTAAAGATGAGACAGCAGGTAAATATGGCGGTACATCGTATGAATTTAAACATCATGTGAAGATAAAAGATTATTATGGCTCACTAGTTTATATTGTTAATGATCAAAGTGACCGTAAACAAAAAACGGTATTATATATACACGGTGGTGCTTGGTTTCAAGATCCATTACCGTATCACTTCGAATTTATCGATTTACTTGCAGAATCGTTAAATGCAAAAGTTGTAATGCCAATCTATCCGAAAGTACCACATAGAGATTATGTGACAACAGATATATTGTTACATCATTTATACCAACATTTACTTAATAAAGTTGATGATGCTAAACAAATTGTGATAATGGGTGATTCTGCTGGTGGTCAAATTGCTTTATCATTTGCACAATCGTTAAAAGAAAAGCAATTAACACAACCAGGACATATTGTACTTTTATCACCTGTATTAGATGCTACATTTAGTAATCCAGAAGCCAAGAAGTATGAGCAAGAAGACCCTATGTTAGGTATAGAAGGTAGTAAATATTTAGCTACATTATGGGCAGGCGATACGCCTTTAGAGGATTATAGAATCTCACCTATGAATGGGGATATAGAAGGTCTAGGTCACATTACGATTGTGATTGGTACCAAAGAAACATTGTATCCAGATGCACTCAAACTCTCTCATATGCTCAACGAAAAAGGCATTGCACATGACTTTATACAAGGCTATAATCTGTTTCATGTTTATCCTATTTTTCCGTTACCAGAACGCGAGCGTTTCTTAAAGCAACTTCAAGACATCATAAAAAAATAA
- the pgsB gene encoding poly-gamma-glutamate synthase PgsB has product MILIIVCVVLILWLGIKEKNRHANRLKKIPIRININGIRGKSTITRMAYSVLREDHYRVIGKTTGTDARMMYWFTQKEYPVIRKPQGANIGEQRDIIRKVVKQKANALVNECMAVNPDYQITFQKDLVKANIGVIVNVMEDHMDVLGPTLQDVAQSFTATIPYKGKLVVMKDEFTEFFAKEAKKRKTELIVVDKEQIPESYLRKFDYLVFPDNVAIVLGIAQAVGIDSETALEGMLNAPADPGAVRIKYFHANNTKNVFVNAFAANEPQSTKAILNKVESYNYPYTKKVVILNCRSDRIDRTQLFVDNFLEDIDYDTLICTGKSTQMVSDLMHRLPDKRYLNFEGQDFTEIEKAIMKESDNALVFCVGNIHGPGGRIAEFIEGIE; this is encoded by the coding sequence GTGATTCTCATAATAGTATGTGTCGTGTTGATTCTATGGCTAGGCATTAAGGAGAAAAATCGCCATGCGAATCGACTTAAGAAAATCCCTATACGAATCAACATTAATGGTATTCGAGGTAAATCAACCATAACTCGAATGGCATATAGTGTGCTTAGAGAAGACCACTATAGAGTCATAGGGAAGACAACAGGAACTGACGCAAGAATGATGTACTGGTTTACCCAAAAAGAGTACCCAGTGATTAGAAAACCTCAAGGCGCCAACATTGGTGAGCAACGTGATATCATCCGTAAAGTTGTTAAACAAAAAGCGAATGCACTTGTTAACGAATGTATGGCTGTTAATCCAGATTATCAAATTACTTTCCAAAAGGACTTAGTTAAAGCGAATATTGGCGTTATTGTCAATGTTATGGAAGACCACATGGATGTGCTAGGTCCAACATTGCAGGATGTTGCCCAATCATTTACAGCAACGATTCCATATAAAGGTAAATTAGTTGTAATGAAAGATGAATTTACAGAATTTTTCGCTAAAGAAGCTAAAAAGCGTAAAACTGAATTAATCGTGGTGGACAAAGAGCAAATACCAGAGTCTTACTTAAGAAAGTTTGATTATTTAGTCTTTCCAGATAATGTAGCCATTGTGTTAGGCATTGCTCAAGCAGTAGGCATTGATAGTGAGACAGCCTTAGAAGGTATGTTAAATGCGCCAGCAGATCCAGGAGCAGTGAGGATTAAATACTTCCATGCTAATAATACTAAAAATGTATTTGTTAATGCATTTGCTGCCAACGAACCACAATCCACTAAGGCCATTTTAAATAAAGTGGAATCATACAATTATCCATATACGAAAAAAGTGGTCATTTTAAATTGTCGTTCTGACAGAATCGATAGAACACAACTATTTGTTGATAATTTCTTAGAAGATATTGATTACGATACGTTGATTTGTACCGGAAAAAGTACTCAGATGGTGTCAGATTTAATGCATCGTTTACCAGACAAGAGATATTTGAACTTTGAAGGACAAGATTTTACAGAAATTGAAAAAGCTATTATGAAAGAATCTGACAATGCACTTGTCTTTTGTGTAGGTAATATCCACGGCCCAGGTGGAAGAATAGCGGAATTCATAGAAGGGATAGAATAA
- the pgsC gene encoding poly-gamma-glutamate biosynthesis protein PgsC has product MIGSELYFSLFVGVVLSLIFAEKFGINPAGLVVPGYLALIFDQPIMLLSVLIISCLTFFIVNNGISKWVILYGRRKFAAMILTGMVLKFIFDLIYPLTPFEMVEVSGIGVVIPGIIANTIQKQGVVITLSSTMLLTCITYVILFLYSFIN; this is encoded by the coding sequence ATGATAGGTTCAGAATTATATTTCTCCTTATTTGTAGGTGTCGTTCTCAGTCTTATTTTTGCTGAGAAATTTGGTATTAACCCTGCAGGACTGGTTGTACCAGGTTATTTAGCTTTAATTTTTGATCAACCCATCATGCTTTTATCAGTACTTATAATTAGTTGTTTAACATTCTTCATTGTAAATAACGGTATTAGTAAATGGGTTATTTTATATGGTAGAAGAAAGTTCGCAGCCATGATTCTAACAGGTATGGTATTGAAGTTTATATTTGATTTGATTTATCCATTGACCCCATTTGAAATGGTCGAAGTTTCCGGTATTGGGGTAGTAATTCCTGGTATCATCGCTAACACAATTCAAAAACAAGGTGTTGTAATAACATTATCATCTACAATGTTATTAACATGTATTACATATGTCATCTTGTTCTTATACAGTTTTATTAATTAA